One window of Chlamydiales bacterium STE3 genomic DNA carries:
- a CDS encoding UPF0701 protein YloC (Product derived from UniProtKB/Swiss-Prot:O34441;Gene name derived from UniProtKB/Swiss-Prot:O34441) yields the protein MIRSMTAYGKGVAESPAGRIVAEIQSINRKHFDLNINLPKELAFFDPEIREWLKTAVGRGLINLRISLLNQNRNLGKLALNLCLLEQYKAAFEELQSQLNVPTLSDERFLYFLLEQPSLFSYESMQEDSSLKNLLKEAVDQALQNFLDMKVEEGQALVKDFSLRLKMIHASLESIEPIIKSSPGKYRDKLTKRLIEISENQELVDQRILVEVALFADKVDVSEEMTRFQSHLAHFDQLIHGQGEVGGKKLDFLLQELFREINTMNSKMSDLKGAQLCLQIKGELEKIREQVQNIE from the coding sequence ATGATTCGAAGCATGACAGCTTATGGAAAAGGGGTTGCAGAAAGTCCCGCGGGTCGAATTGTTGCGGAAATTCAATCTATTAATCGCAAACATTTTGATTTAAATATTAACCTTCCAAAAGAGTTAGCTTTTTTTGACCCTGAAATTAGAGAGTGGTTAAAAACTGCTGTGGGCCGAGGGCTAATCAACTTGCGTATTTCCCTCCTCAACCAAAATAGGAATTTGGGAAAACTCGCGTTAAATCTTTGTCTTTTAGAACAGTATAAAGCCGCTTTTGAAGAGTTGCAATCACAATTGAATGTCCCAACTCTTTCCGATGAGCGTTTTCTCTACTTTCTTTTAGAGCAGCCTTCTTTATTTTCTTACGAATCCATGCAAGAGGATTCTTCGCTTAAAAATTTATTAAAGGAAGCTGTTGATCAGGCTTTGCAAAATTTTCTTGATATGAAAGTTGAGGAAGGTCAAGCCTTAGTAAAAGACTTTTCCTTAAGGCTTAAGATGATCCATGCGTCTTTAGAATCTATTGAGCCTATTATTAAAAGCTCGCCTGGTAAGTACCGCGATAAACTGACTAAAAGACTAATAGAAATTAGTGAAAATCAAGAACTTGTTGATCAACGTATTCTTGTTGAAGTTGCGCTATTTGCCGATAAAGTGGATGTTTCTGAAGAAATGACTCGCTTTCAATCGCATCTTGCTCACTTTGATCAACTTATCCATGGCCAAGGGGAAGTGGGAGGGAAAAAGTTAGATTTTTTACTTCAAGAGCTATTCAGAGAAATCAACACGATGAATTCTAAAATGTCTGATCTTAAAGGGGCGCAGCTATGCCTGCAGATTAAAGGAGAATTAGAGAAAATTCGCGAGCAGGTGCAGAATATTGAGTAG
- a CDS encoding Guanylate kinase (Product derived from UniProtKB/Swiss-Prot:Q6MDG3;Gene name derived from UniProtKB/Swiss-Prot:Q6MDG3;EC number derived from UniProtKB/Swiss-Prot:Q6MDG3), protein MSSTMALLGNLKRGLIFIVSAPAGTGKTTLVNLLTSEFANIKQSLSFTTRQKRPGEEQGVHYQFVTPAEFEQKIAKGDFLEYAKVHGHYYGTSRSWVEGEVVKGNHVILVIDTQGALQLKGELQAVFIFVKPPSLAVLRSRLLQRKTDSIGEIERRIEWARTELELIPNYDYVILNEQLSVAYQVLRSIIIAEGHKISYAHGDDG, encoded by the coding sequence TTGAGTAGCACAATGGCGCTGTTAGGCAACCTAAAAAGAGGATTAATTTTTATTGTAAGTGCGCCTGCTGGTACGGGTAAAACTACACTTGTCAACCTTCTTACAAGTGAATTTGCAAATATAAAGCAAAGTCTCTCTTTTACTACGCGCCAAAAACGCCCAGGAGAAGAGCAGGGCGTGCATTACCAATTTGTTACCCCTGCTGAATTTGAGCAAAAAATTGCTAAAGGAGACTTCTTAGAATACGCCAAAGTTCATGGTCATTATTATGGAACATCGCGAAGTTGGGTAGAAGGAGAAGTGGTTAAAGGGAATCATGTGATCCTTGTGATCGACACCCAAGGTGCATTGCAGTTAAAGGGCGAACTTCAAGCCGTATTTATTTTTGTAAAACCTCCTTCATTAGCTGTTTTAAGGTCTAGACTGCTGCAAAGAAAAACTGATAGTATCGGAGAAATTGAAAGACGTATAGAATGGGCAAGAACTGAATTAGAGCTCATTCCTAACTATGACTATGTGATTTTAAATGAACAGCTATCGGTAGCTTATCAAGTTTTGAGAAGCATTATTATCGCAGAGGGGCATAAAATAAGTTATGCTCATGGCGATGATGGCTAG
- a CDS encoding Conserved membrane-associated protein (Product derived from UniProtKB/Trembl:D6YVB4) encodes MDTQANFVLFVLVVLTVLVLLIIYFAYSLRQNRDGSCPSPYTGLPLRKARELTFSTKDQILRYLYQLHDYDNRMFDIEKAALCRETGRLFPDAVKWNDKIKVDWSFIQKRYQGNFVSWGSLSEDSKKEIRAAHNNLNGFQTEYSSEQPAPRMIEADIALIKPGPLYVDIETKVLLGWKEIPHTELEVLIVQKPRKIALINVEQK; translated from the coding sequence ATGGATACTCAAGCAAATTTTGTTCTTTTTGTGTTGGTAGTTCTCACTGTGCTCGTTCTGTTAATTATTTATTTTGCCTACAGCCTAAGGCAGAATCGGGATGGCAGTTGCCCAAGCCCTTACACTGGATTACCTCTTAGAAAAGCGCGAGAATTGACGTTTTCTACAAAGGACCAGATATTGCGTTACCTCTATCAGCTGCATGATTACGATAATCGCATGTTTGATATTGAAAAGGCAGCTTTGTGTAGAGAGACTGGGAGGCTTTTCCCTGACGCAGTTAAGTGGAATGATAAAATTAAGGTAGATTGGTCTTTCATTCAAAAACGCTATCAAGGAAATTTTGTCTCTTGGGGAAGCTTGAGTGAAGATAGCAAAAAAGAGATTCGCGCTGCTCATAATAACTTAAATGGTTTTCAAACAGAGTATTCGTCGGAACAACCTGCACCACGTATGATTGAAGCAGACATTGCTTTGATCAAACCAGGTCCTCTGTACGTTGATATCGAAACTAAAGTACTTTTAGGATGGAAGGAAATTCCCCATACGGAACTTGAAGTACTCATCGTTCAAAAACCCAGAAAGATAGCTTTAATAAATGTCGAACAAAAATAA
- a CDS encoding Methionine--tRNA ligase (Product derived from UniProtKB/Swiss-Prot:Q6MDG0;Gene name derived from UniProtKB/Swiss-Prot:Q6MDG0;EC number derived from UniProtKB/Swiss-Prot:Q6MDG0) — protein MSNKNNPKRPQKILITSALPYANGPLHFGHIAGAYLPADCYARFERLMQNDVLFISGSDEYGIAITLSAELAHRSPEEHVAIFHETNKKFFQKLKISFDHFSRTSWPGHQAPVQQYFADLLTNGFIEERTTDQLYSEADSKFLADRYVVGTCPKCGFNEARGDECPKCGASYEATDLIDPRSKLSNAKLSKKQTKHWFLLLDKCKEKLTSWVEQKNWKPNVTNFVKGYIKELRPRAITRDMNWGVPIPLPNTEGKVLYVWFDAPIGYISATMEWALLEKTPERWKDYWCDPQTKLVHFIGKDNIPFHAVIFPAMTMGQNQPFKLVDELPANEFYNLEGRQFSKSDGWTIDLEEFFNSYTVDQIRYAIASNAPETSDSEFTWHDFQLRCNSDLLGKWGNLVNRVVVFAHNHSGGCVPALDNLQPVDFEFLENIRRVSSLAKGAYGQFKLRKASQLIMELAQIGNGYFDSKRPWEDAKKADGKARLETTIACCFECLKALALISYPVIPDAAQKLFHLIGFSGLLEDRDWDVLLSETISPGQSLEQPTLFFKRIEDEQISEEVRKLKQLSKSKESKKVEDKGLISYEDFQKLDLRVGKIMEAEPVSKSKKLFKLQVDIGSETRQIVAGIREHYEAEQLIGKKVVVVANLKPATLMGVESQGMLLAGKDEHILELVSITDVRAGGAVS, from the coding sequence ATGTCGAACAAAAATAATCCTAAAAGACCACAGAAAATTCTTATTACTTCAGCACTCCCTTATGCGAACGGGCCCTTGCATTTTGGACATATTGCAGGAGCCTATCTTCCAGCAGATTGTTATGCTCGTTTTGAAAGACTAATGCAAAATGATGTTCTCTTTATTTCGGGTTCTGATGAATATGGGATTGCCATTACTCTTAGCGCCGAATTAGCCCACCGATCCCCTGAAGAGCATGTCGCTATTTTTCATGAAACGAATAAAAAATTTTTTCAAAAATTAAAGATTTCATTCGATCACTTTTCAAGAACATCGTGGCCGGGACACCAAGCACCAGTTCAGCAATATTTTGCCGACCTTTTAACTAATGGCTTCATTGAAGAAAGGACAACCGATCAACTCTATTCCGAGGCTGATAGCAAATTTCTCGCCGATCGCTATGTGGTTGGAACATGTCCAAAATGTGGTTTTAATGAGGCTAGAGGAGATGAATGCCCAAAATGTGGCGCTTCTTATGAGGCAACAGATTTAATTGATCCTCGCTCCAAATTGTCTAATGCAAAGTTAAGCAAAAAGCAAACAAAGCATTGGTTTTTGCTTTTGGATAAGTGTAAAGAGAAACTCACCTCATGGGTTGAGCAGAAAAACTGGAAACCAAATGTGACTAATTTTGTGAAGGGCTATATTAAAGAATTAAGGCCTCGTGCGATTACTCGCGACATGAATTGGGGAGTTCCTATCCCATTGCCTAATACAGAAGGAAAAGTTCTCTATGTCTGGTTTGATGCCCCAATTGGCTATATTTCAGCAACTATGGAATGGGCATTACTAGAGAAAACGCCGGAGAGATGGAAAGACTATTGGTGCGACCCTCAGACTAAACTTGTTCACTTTATCGGCAAAGATAATATTCCCTTTCATGCAGTTATTTTCCCCGCCATGACAATGGGGCAAAATCAGCCTTTTAAGTTAGTTGATGAACTGCCTGCTAATGAGTTTTATAACCTAGAGGGGCGCCAATTCAGCAAATCAGATGGCTGGACTATTGATTTAGAAGAGTTTTTCAATTCCTATACGGTGGATCAAATACGTTATGCGATAGCTTCTAATGCTCCAGAAACCTCTGATTCCGAATTTACTTGGCATGACTTTCAATTGCGCTGCAATAGCGATTTATTAGGCAAGTGGGGGAATTTAGTTAATCGAGTGGTGGTGTTCGCTCATAACCATTCCGGTGGTTGTGTTCCTGCTTTAGATAACTTGCAGCCGGTAGACTTTGAGTTTTTAGAAAATATCCGTCGAGTCTCCAGCCTGGCAAAAGGAGCATATGGTCAATTTAAACTGCGTAAAGCGAGCCAACTGATCATGGAACTTGCCCAAATCGGTAATGGGTATTTCGACAGCAAGCGCCCCTGGGAAGATGCCAAAAAAGCTGATGGAAAAGCTCGCTTGGAGACAACCATTGCTTGCTGCTTTGAGTGTTTAAAAGCTTTAGCATTAATCTCTTATCCAGTTATCCCCGACGCAGCACAAAAGCTCTTTCACCTCATTGGTTTTTCTGGACTCTTGGAAGATAGGGATTGGGATGTCCTTTTATCCGAGACGATTTCTCCCGGACAATCTCTAGAGCAGCCAACGCTATTCTTTAAAAGGATTGAAGATGAGCAGATCAGCGAGGAAGTAAGAAAACTTAAGCAGCTTAGCAAAAGCAAAGAGTCTAAAAAAGTAGAAGATAAGGGTCTTATTTCTTATGAAGACTTTCAGAAGTTGGATCTAAGAGTCGGCAAAATCATGGAAGCCGAACCTGTTTCTAAAAGCAAAAAGCTTTTTAAGCTTCAAGTAGATATTGGTTCTGAAACAAGACAAATTGTTGCCGGAATAAGAGAGCACTATGAAGCAGAGCAGTTAATTGGCAAGAAAGTTGTTGTTGTTGCAAATCTAAAGCCTGCCACTTTGATGGGAGTTGAAAGCCAAGGGATGCTATTAGCTGGGAAAGATGAGCACATATTAGAGCTCGTCTCCATCACTGATGTGCGTGCCGGTGGGGCAGTTTCTTAA